The following are encoded in a window of Carettochelys insculpta isolate YL-2023 chromosome 30, ASM3395843v1, whole genome shotgun sequence genomic DNA:
- the LOC142004091 gene encoding interferon-inducible GTPase 5-like: MAGKLSPEDLDEVQSAFETGNLASAIAKAQEKMASLETVTLNIAITGESGAGKSSFVNAIRGVDDEDAEAAKTGVVETTKHPQPYPNPLLPSVTIWDLPGIGTRSFQADTYLTQVDFNRYDFFIIVSAERFTSHHTMLAQAIHRMGKKFYYVRSKVDLALHAAATRRPSTYNEERILQEIREDCIKNLKCAGEPSPSVFLISNWKLDAYDFPLLRETLENELEPHKKHAFILSLSNISAAILEKKKAALKKEIWILALLSGGISAIPVPGLSFACDVAILLINMKRYLTVFGLDDKSLTRLARQAHKPIAELKSVIKAVPMANSLSEKFIMSQLSRSVCTGLMMAEDVLDFIPIVGSLLSGALSFGTTYYMLNSFLNDAARDAQNVLAKALS; the protein is encoded by the coding sequence atggctggaaaaCTCTCACCAGAGGACCTGGATGAGGTGCAGTCTGCTTTTGAAACAGGAAATTTGGCCAGCGCAATAGCTAAAGCGCAGGAGAAGATGGCATCATTAGAAACAGTCACACTTAACATCGCCATCACAGGGGAGTCAGGCGCTGGAAAGTCGTCTTTCGTCAACGCCATCCGGGGTGTGGACGATGAAGATGCGGAGGCTGCTAAGACTGGGGTTGTTGAAACAACAAAGCATCCACAGCCTTATCCTAACCCTCTGCTCCCCAGTGTTACAATATGGGATCTGCCAGGAATTGGCACAAGAAGTTTTCAGGCAGACACATACCTCACGCAGGTGGACTTCAACCGCTACGACTTCTTTATTATTGTCAGCGCAGAGCGTTTCACTTCCCACCACACCATGCTCGCCCAGGCAATTCACAGGATGGGAAAGAAGTTTTACTACGTGCGCTCTAAAGTCGACCTTGCCTTGCATGCAGCTGCTACCCGCCGGCCCAGCACCTACAATGAGGAGCGAATCCTGCAGGAGATCCGGGAAGACTGCATCAAGAATCTGAAGTGTGCAGGTGAGCCCTCCCCAAGTGTTTTCCTGATCTCCAACTGGAAATTGGATGCATATGATTTCCCACTCCTGCGGGAGACACTGGAGAATGAGCTGGAGCCTCACAAGAAACATGCTTTCATCCTGAGCCTGTCCAACATCTCAGCAGCGATCCTGGAAAAGAAAAAGGCTGCACTGAAGAAAGAGATATGGATTCTGGCCCTTTTGTCAGGTGGTATTTCTGCTATTCCTGTTCCAGGTCTCTCATTTGCTTGTGATGTAGCCATATTGTTGATCAACATGAAACGTTATCTCACTGTCTTTGGCCTGGATGATAAGTCCCTTACTAGACTTGCTAGGCAGGCTCACAAACCCATTGCAGAACTGAAGTCTGTAATTAAAGCAGTCCCAATGGCCAACTCGCTATCAGAAAAGTTCATAATGAGTCAACTGTCCAGGAGTGTTTGCACTGGACTGATGATGGCTGAAGACGTTTTAGATTTTATACCTATCGTTGGTAGTTTGTTGTCCGGAGCACTTTCCTTTGGAACCACATATTACATGCTGAACAGCTTTCTGAATGATGCTGCGAGAGATGCCCAAAATGTCCTAGCCAAAGCTCTCTCTTAA